Within the Bombyx mori chromosome 24, ASM3026992v2 genome, the region TATATCGATGCGTGCCGTGTGTAATCTTCGCGTCTtcatcgtcgtcgtcgtcgtcgaacGTCGATCGAGTTAGACACaaacatacattatttattataagatgatgatgattaggtgactggcacacacacacatggttggttcgttttaatatatttgtatgtatttttaaatcattgtgTGCTGCTGCTGTTGTACCCAATGAATCACTTCTTCGAAGCGGCGGACGCTTTTTTGGCCGAAGGTTTCGTTTTAGGCGTCGAGGCGGTGGCCTTTTTCGGTTTAGGCGCTTTCGGTTTCTTTGTTGGTGGTTTAGCTGTTTTCTTAGCTTTCGGCGCGCTCTTGGCGGCCGCAGCTTTAGCGCTCGCTCCAGACTTCCTAGCAGCGGCGGCGGGCTTCTTTTTCGCGGCGGCGGCAGCTCTTTTCTCCTTTACCGAAACTGCGGCGGTTGCGGCAACCGAAGATTTACCTTTCGACGGCGATGAAGCTGACGCTGCAGCCGCTTTCTTTCCGGCCCTGCCGGCAGCCGCCCCCGAAGAAGTCGAAGCGGCACCACCGGCGCCGGCCCCTCCCTTCTTGTTGCTGCTGCCGCCTTTAGACGCTGCCGAAGCGGAAGCGGACGAAGCGTTGCCCTTTGCTGCCCTTACGGAACTGCCACCGGACGCACCACCAGATCCGGAACCGGGTTTCTTCGAAGCGGAGGTCTTCGATTCCAGTTTAAAAGATCCGGAAGCTCCCTTGCCTTTAGTCTGTATTAGAGTACCGGATTCGACGGCGTTCTTCAGATACTTTCTTATGAACGGTGCTAATTTTTCAGCATCCACCTTGTACTGGGCCGCTATGTATTTCTTGATTGCTTGTAAAGATGAGCCGCTGCGCTCCTTGAGTTCGGCAATAGCGCTGTTCACCATTTCCGACGTCTTCGGATGGCTCGGTTTGGCTTTAGGTTTCTTAGCGCCCGCGGAAGCACCACCACTCGCGGATGTTTTTGGTTTTTTGACGGGTGTAGCCGGAGCTGGAGTTTCAGTCGCAACAGCGGTATCTGCCATCGttgatgattatattattattgttgttgtacACGCACACACAAAAACACAAGAGAttccaatattattattaagcacaGGCAGAATAATGAATCggaaaaatgaaaatgtttacaCCTTACAGATGTCGCCACGATCGGTTAGTTTTGAACCCGCGCCGATCTGTTACCGTAACGAGAACACTAAAAACGCGATACGTTTTCGTGTACCAATTCTTGAAACTTTTCACTAACACATCTCAcgtcttttgtatttttttcgatattattaaagacaCGTAATTATTCTATCGAATTTAGATTAAACTACACGAATCCTTGAATCTACTGATGTACGATTCTTTATGATCCGatcgtattataaaataatattaaacttttaACAACGCTATCTCGTCGATTGCACAGGTAGTGTTAactttattatgatattttacatataaaacgaataataattatatatttaatgaataatatataACCCTCTTCGTATACTTTTAAGGttgaacttatttttttatgaaatataaaagTTTTCATAGGTTAAAATGATGATCAATCGAGAGGTACGTAAAACAGATTCAAACTTTCAAGTTTCGGAACGCGCGAGCGGAATGTTCTATTCTGGTTgcttgtaaagttttttttttttttctttttcttttaacattttttttttaaatatatatatattaagtacCTATGTACAATGAGATTTCACGCTATCAATATAAATCAAcaattataatgataataataaaaatgttgtacATACCTATACTGTCTTAAATACGCTTTTACGTGGTGCTAAAAGGACTAGAAATAAACGAAAATTTTTGCACGCGACGACTGCACTAtactaaagttttaaattaaaactagttatatatcttactataataatataaaataataaataatgatttgtaCTATTAGGTCGGACACGTACCTGTACTAATTGCATCCATGTGAGTTTTCTTCTGTTTGAAACTAATATAgtcaagtaaaagaataaataaagtaaaaagaatatatatattttttttttattttaataataaaattaacctaatgaatcgggaaaaaaaaaaaggcaagttTTCTCATAATAGATAAAAATGCGGCCCTGAAAAGggcctttgtttgtttgtttgtattcgagaacgaaaaatttaataataattaaacgaaCCAACGTCACTTGCGATTGATTTACAACATCAACGACAGCAAAAAGTTCTTGAAACATGTTTCTAGATGGTCCACGTCGTGTGttgcttgcttgcttgcttgcttgctgtCACCGCTGTTGTCAGTTGTCAGTCATTGCTCGGTTGTCcgtgtaattaaaaaagaaattgaatcGTTCTcgagacaaaaaataaaaataaaaaatcgtcgaTGAAACTTCTTTAACCGCCGAAACCGTACAGGGTGCGACCTTGGCGTTTCAGAGCGTACACAACATCCATAGCGGTGACGGTCTTCCTCTTGGCGTGTTCGGTGTATGTGACAGCGTCGCGGATCACGTTTTCGAGGAACACTTTGAGAACGCCGCGGGTCTCTTCGTATATAAGACCGGAGATACGTTTCACTCCACCTCTGCGAGCCAAACGACGGATAGCCGGTTTCGTGATGCCCTGGATGTTATCACGCAACACCTTCCTGTGACGTTTAGCGCCCCCCTTTCCAAGACCTTTGCCTCCTTTACCGCGACCGGTCATCTTGACGAACTTCTCGGTTTGTGTTTTGTATTAGTAGTAGCAGCAGACTTTAACGCGTTGCGCGACGAACGACGAATGAGCCTccgaaaatttttttttttttttttttttttttttttttttttcctacctaagctgatagccctagcggctatttcagcgtagccttaactttagtaggtgagctcacggggctcaaacctgacgatgttgctaacacgaaccctagcaagagtcgtgcttcgcagaatctaccaccggatcggaaacgcgacccactgagaagatccggcgagaaactcagtgggctgtgtctgagagttaatttactcgtcgagcccttcgtcgcaagcgacgggttcgacgagaacggtgaccggtgcttgaagtacctaaaagcaccgttagtggatcaggaggatccgagatgacgtgtttagggcgacgtcgactgctttccattctgtccgcaggatcgggaatgtagttaccggcggccacgatgagagggttctcgtgtcgtgccgctttatcgaagtggcgcatggacgccgactgaagatacttactgatggactctaagtccaggtcgtcatggaggtcgacgttcctgacgaaccacggggctccgacggctatcctgcaaaaacgggattgaataatttgaaaggattttaagtgtatgcgggccgcgtgagcgaacactacacttgcataggtcatgacggggcgtatgcaagttttgtagagtgtcaccttatttctaagggacattttacttcgcctacatatcatcgggtagagacgtcctagaatgaaggcggcacggtcgcgtaccgtcttgatgtgggggcggaatgtcatcctactgtcgagggtgacgcctaaatatttgaccttcggggcccacggtatgggctggtcgaacatcgtgattgggcgaacggcgggggcggggttattgacgcgcctagtcgggagagggatgctcagcgtggtgttcggagggcgaccccttttgaagagcaccgctgtgcttttcgtggggttaatgtcgatgcgccacttccggaaccactgtcccatggtggtagctgcggtctgaagtcgtcgatgaagcaacgccttcttcctacacgagtagtagatggcggtgtcatcggcgaagagcgccagatgggtctccggagaccggggtatatcgttgatatacaaactgaatagtaacggggagagggcggagccttgcgggactccggctgtgacgtgacggggccgggaacgcgttccctcgactcgatatcggaacgaacggttcgacaagtagtctcgtatgatgagctcCGAAAATTACGTTCGGACCTATATTTATACGCTGCGCCTGTGCGCGCAACCacaatgtaggtatacattataataacttttttacacagtcgaaattatattcctaacattagtaaaataacgtttaaatttttttttataggttatgtattgaaagtgttggaaaattatttcatgttttagctggaaaacgacatggagaattatatgcaatacaagataatgggctccatcaaatgaatttgaatgaaaccaaactgtttaccatccaaattcgattgtcgggcagatagaaaacgaaaattcactcaaagTGAACcccggcctgcatttgtgaaacgaaAAAGACTCACTATTGTCAAGGAgattgaagagacgactaaaaatgagatgtgttaTATTAtcatacctttgccatcttgtagtcaaggtaggtgtaactgtcactAATTAGTAACACTCACAGATcttataatcaaataacaatatcagaaaaaaggaTAATAGTttgttagttagtggaagtagctaaaatgggcaagtggacctcagttcctattacataaggtactaggaagtttgtgataatgaaaatttatcacagtgtaatatcacttacttactttaacagtgaaggaaaacattgtgatgaaacctgcacacctaaatgttcttaggattttcttaggtgtgtaatccaccaaccagcactaggcaagcgtggtggactaaggcctaaaaaccctctcaatggtagtggagcccagtgtccagcaagggaatatattatatgggctgatgatgatgactaggaagttacatactactactactacagtacacatataatcctatatatttacaaactataagtTTGTTGGGTATctagaaattgctaacattatttcatatttccagatgtccacttgaaaataggtgtagtaatgacaaagctatccaactagctccagcacaggaacacaaaggcaagtgtgtattgccacatcaccccttaatatatctgaagcaagtacaagtaaacaatcagaaccagcaaaaataaaactgttgttcctgaggacaaatttgacagtgatgagtcaaatgcaccagcaacagaaggatcaactgttgactatgagttatctctctatatctccactccatcaaagacttgtgcacttcagactatagctctcaagaagactaaaaaagttgaaaaaatgaatgtgttaacaactttatctaaagtgaaaaataaaccacgtttatatattggtcttccacaagaattatatttcataataggcttgattgagaaacatacaaatgtttctgaacaaaatattatattatgtttgatgagaataaaattaaatagaacattctctcaATTGGCTGATGATTTCGATATATATGTAagtcaagcaagcaatatatttttcaacaaactgccagaaattgcaaatgtaatatcaccccttgttagagtataaaaaaaaaatacaataaatatgtatgcaggaaggataattacttattaaatcttatttatccggaagaatccaaaggtagacgttaaaggaaagagatcttccggtgtcttacttaatatgggtgttcctcagggttccatattgggtcccttcttatttcttgtgtatatcaatgatttaccaaagtttattgaaacccgtcacgaggtcgtattattcgctgatgatacatccttattgtttaaaattaaacgacaattggaagattatgacgatgtgaatgatgctatctcgcgcgtggtaaattggtttagtgttaataatctgttattaaataacaaaaaaacaaaatgtataaaatttaccacacctaatgttagacaagtagacactaatatcattgtaagtggagagacactggagcttgttgattcgacagtttttcttggtataacagttgattccaggctgcagtggggtcttcacatatgcaagttagcgaatagacttagttctgcagcttttgcggtaaaaaaaatacgaacgtatactgatgaagatacggcacgtctagtttatttcagttattttcaaagtgttatgtcctatggcattttgctatggggcaatgctgccgatgttgaaacgattttcatcctgcagaagagggctattcgtgctatttataatatgcacccgagggaatccttgagggacaagtttaaggaaatcaaaattctaactttagcgtcccaatacatttttgaaaatttattgtacgtgcgtaaaaacattttagaagagtctgcgatttgcataatgtgaacactaggaacaaacataggcttgcgttgccggcggctcgaattaagaaaataagcaactctttcagggggctgggtgtacaacttttcaacaagatcccacaaaacgttcaactactacctgttcatagatttaagaaaactgtcgaggaacgtttgtgcaacaaggcatattataaagttaaggattttttactaaatGGCACTAcatgggaatgaggcgttcgctcctggccttttcatttttcattattattattatttatttgaattgtattttttttaattgttttttcgtatactgtaaatatgttttcttgtttaaaaaaaaaaaagcccgctgagtttgtttcgccggttcttctcaggactgtggctttttttggaaccggtggtagagttaacattttcttttacattttgatattcaacaagtgtgtttttgatgacatccaagttgaaataaatgattttgaatttgaatttgaatttgacttcattaaatattttagaataaactttaataaattatataataataataaaatgaataaaaatcaaattataggCGTCAGTTAAATAACGGATTGATCGACTTAGATTCTTTAAATTCTAATCAGCGCAGAATTGTGgaaaacataaaaactaaattcaACTCAATTAATACTGAAGTAGTTGGTTTAGGCCGAACACATTTAGCAAAACATACCATAGATACAGGTGAACATCAACCTATTAAGATGAGTTGGATAAAATGTTGAAGCTAAATGTTGTTTCTCCATCGCAGTCACCATGGAATTCTCCTGTGGTGATGATAGAAAAGTCAAATGGTTCCACGAGACTATGTCTTGATAGtaggaaattaaatgaagtcaCTAAACCCGATGCTTATCCTTTACCTTACATCAGTCAAATTTTAGACAACCTTAGAGACGCGAAATATCTATCTTCAATTGACCTTAGCTCCGCCTACTGGCAGATTCCTTTTGATGGTAAGTCGTCAGCTGAAAAAACGGCTTTCACGGTACCTAAAAGAggcttatttcaaattaacgtCATGTGCTTTGGTTTAGTAGGAGCTTCGGCAACTATGCAAAGGCTGATGGATAAATTATTTGGAccagaatttaataataaaattttctgtTACCAAGACGATATAATTTGTATTTCTTCCTCGTTTGAAGAGCATATATCTTTATTAAATAGGGTGTTCAATAAACTTAAATTCGCTAAATTAACTATAAATATGGAAAAATCTAACTTTTTccgaaatgaattaaaatacttaGGTTATGTTGTGGATAAACATGGTTTGCATACGGATCCCggtaaaattgataaaatattaaattatcctGTTCCAAAAGATGTGAAGGACTTGAAAAGATTAATAGGAATGGCTGGATGGTACAGAAGGTTTATATGTGATTTTTCTAAATTATCTAGACCACTTACTCGCCTCACGAGTCAGAAGCAagcaagaagggtcgtcgtaccccctttcgggggcacggaacgggcctcggggcaaaccccactacccgggacggagctccctgccacatagggcaggggtgaattAGATGCGGGGAGGACTTGGGGaaggtacgctgttcgcagcgtgcacggctgcactacatcgacaaaacatatatacttatacataatacgatgggcttgaatGGCTCCAGGGATGACGCCCGGCAGCAGGATCCTCCGGCGTCGTGTTGtcctccaatttttttttttttttttttttttttttttttcccttactaactaactacaagctaactacaaactaaactacactactatttacacggggacaacagtcagcggctacgaggggcccgccaccggccccatgccgcggccccgcctctacaaatcagagggggagccgcggcactagtttggcgctcacccgctccgggctccccagaaggggaagtccgtcacggggaggggccgacttaaaacactccccaaacgggggag harbors:
- the LOC134201305 gene encoding histone H1-like, encoding MADTAVATETPAPATPVKKPKTSASGGASAGAKKPKAKPSHPKTSEMVNSAIAELKERSGSSLQAIKKYIAAQYKVDAEKLAPFIRKYLKNAVESGTLIQTKGKGASGSFKLESKTSASKKPGSGSGGASGGSSVRAAKGNASSASASAASKGGSSNKKGGAGAGGAASTSSGAAAGRAGKKAAAASASSPSKGKSSVAATAAVSVKEKRAAAAAKKKPAAAARKSGASAKAAAAKSAPKAKKTAKPPTKKPKAPKPKKATASTPKTKPSAKKASAASKK
- the LOC134201306 gene encoding histone H4 codes for the protein MTGRGKGGKGLGKGGAKRHRKVLRDNIQGITKPAIRRLARRGGVKRISGLIYEETRGVLKVFLENVIRDAVTYTEHAKRKTVTAMDVVYALKRQGRTLYGFGG